ATGCTGTAAATACTTCAAAGATCCAACGATCTCATCAATTATTGGCTCTATCTTTGTCGTGGATTTAGCAGAAACTAATACCACATAATTGCTCACTGGAATCGTAATAATCTTTATGCTCTTTCTTTTTGATATGATGTATTCTAGCTGCCCTAAAACACTATCAAGATCCTTTTTCATAAATAATTCTAATGCGTGTCCCATACAGATCTTGTATTGTTCTATTTCTGCAATTGGAATGATTCCCTTTTTGTAATTGCCTGCAATAAGATTGCCCATGTTATTTATAACTCCGACAAATCTGATTTCTGGAAAATTCAGAATATGCTTGCTTGTAGCTTCCCAATGCACTGTATTTTCAAATGTTAATTTTGACATCATATTGTTTGGTTGTTGTTTGTATTAAGGTTATAATGGACTGATTTGGAAAATTATGAAACTGATTTGACACAATTCATTGGTATTTGTATCTGTAAACATGGTAATTTTTCTCTTGATCATTTGAATAATGCTTCAAAGGATAATTCAATTCATCTGTCATGTCCAAGAAAAACTCTTGCATGTATGGGTCTAGTTTATTGTAAATGTCTTGACCAACTATGATCTGGTTTGGCTTTGCCAAATTTTGTATCTTTGCTGCTACATTCATTGCAGGTCCAAGCAAATCGACATATGCCTTTTGTTCATCCGCGCCATATCTGACTACCGTATTATTGCCAAAATCAATTCCAATCTTTATGCTAATCTCAGAGAGCGCCATTTTTTCAATTAGGATTGGGTTTATTCCTTGTTTTACTACCTTTATCATGGATTCTGCACAGGCCACTGTGTTATATGCAGCAGGAATCTGGTCTGTCTCGTTTTCTACAAAATATCCTATAACTGCATCACCTACAAATTTTAGAACATATCCATGAAACTTTTCAATCATATACGACATTTCTTGAGAAAATGAGCTTATTATTGTCGATAGTTTGTCAGGGGGCAATGTCATACTCATTTTAGTAGAACCGACAATATCCACATACAGTACTGCCATGTTTATTTGCCCAAACACATTTTTTCTCAGAAATTTTTCAGACGAATCAATCACTCTGGTGTATTGATATCCTTTTTCCAATGCATTGTTGATTCTGTCTTGCACATTTTTTATCAGCGTGTCTGAATCAATTGTTTTATCCGGATTTTTGCTCAAAAGCATGTCTATTATGTTGGGCGTTTTTTCTTTGCCTGATTTAAAACTCATTGATTTGTATTGTATTACTAGTATATACACCATAATTTTCATTTGTTTTTTCATGCTTACCTTTTCACAATTTTGATAAGTTTGATGCTCCTTATCTTTGGATACTGTTTTCCAAATTATTTGTAGAATAGATATCCTAAAGAGTACTAAACTATATTCAGATACTATGAACAAAGAAAAAGTTATGAAGAATTTTATAAAATGTACCTTTTGCGGCAAGTCTGATAATGTTGAATATTTGGGTGGACTTGATTGGTTTTGTAATAAGAGATGTCATTACAATTTCAGGCATCAAAAGATTGATCAAGAATGATCATAATATGACCATACTGACAAACTTGTCTACAAAACTAACAAGTATGTCAGCGTAGGTTAATACTCTATAAAATAAGATCATGTATTGTCTATATCATCTAAATTACATACAACAAAAATGAATTTTACATATGGCTTTCTTATTGCAATTGTTTCTGTGTTAGTTATGTCTAGTTTCAGTGAAAATACTTTTGCTCAAGAAGTCATAATCCCTTCCCCTTTTAGTTTAGGTGCAAACCATGGGGGTTCTATGATAAAAATGGAAACCGTTTCAGATGATGGTTCTACCTGGATATTAATTACATCTACAGAACCTGTGGAAAGAGAACACATGACAATCAATGTTAGATTCACTGATAAAAATGGACTAGAGATTTATGATGTAAACTATGATATTTTGGTGACTCAAAACGATCAAGTGATTTTAGATAAAACAATGATTAATCAAAAAATTGCAATTGGTGATCATCTTACAGAAGCATTACCCAGCAATGAGAATGTGAACATCAAGATTACACTGCAGGGAACTGGGGTAAACATCCCTTTGACTGGCCCTCATGGAGAATCCCTTGAGGTTAATGTGGTTCCTGAATTTGGGACGATAGCAATGATGATTTTAGTAGTTTCAATTGTAAGTATAGTGGCAATTAGTGCCAAAAGCAAACTATCTCTCAAACTTTAGACTTTTCATGCCTGTTAATTGAGATAGGTTATAAACAGTGATTCTGTTAAATAATTGGTTTCAATATTGGGAAAATCTGTCAATCCTAAAGTAATACAAATTCTAAAAACAAAATCTCTTGCAGCTACTTTTGATCCTAGTATGAAAACTCTTATGCGTATAGTAAAATTCATGATGGAACACCCCTCTGGCGGGAAAACACAGTTAGCCCTTGATACCAAACTAAACTATGCAAGACTTGCAAAACACATAGTATGGATGGAGAAAAAGGGCCTAGTTGAATCTACAATTGAAGAAAATAAGATCAACATTACTCTGACAAAAACTGGTAGAGATTTTGCAAAATTAATTTCAAAGATTATCTAGATCACACATTTACAAAAACGTCTACTATACTATCACATAGGTACATTAAACACACCATCATGTCAGCGTTGGTTAATACCGTAAATCTCATTTAACATACAATGACAAAAATAAAACAAATTCTAATACTTCCTGTATTAGCAGTATTGATTTCTATGATTGCTTTTTCTGCTCAAGACGCAGAAGCATTAGTTTCTACAGTCAATAGTGAAATATCCTGTGAAGCTCCAGCAGTAGGTGGAACATGGAACTCTGTTACTACAACATGTACAGTAGCAACTTTGGTAATTGGTCCAACTGATAAAGTAACAGTTGGAACTGGTGTTAATTTTGACATTGGAACCGTAACTAGCAGTGGTGTGATCCAAAATAACGGACAAATTAACATCGCAAGTGGCGGTGTAATTACAACTTCAGGCAAAGTTATCAATAATGGTGTTATTGATAGTGTAACTGGTACAATAACAAACAGTGGACTATTCTATAACTATGATGCCATAACCTCATCTGGAACAATCACTAATGGTCCAACAGGTGTGATTCAAAATTTCGGTCACATTGATAGTACTGGCGTGATTACCTCCTCTGGTACCATAAACGTGAAAGAAAGTGGTATCTTGAGTAGTAGTGGTGTATTTACCAACTCTATGTATGTGACTAATGATGGTACAATCATGACAACTGGCACATTTACTAATAGCGGTCCTGTTATGAACAATGATACAATCCTAAATCAAGGCTTGTTTACCAACAGTAATACAATCACAAACTGGGGTCAGATAATCAATCTATGTGGTGGCTCTATCACAAATTCAGGAACAATAGAAGTACACACAAT
The window above is part of the Nitrosopumilus sp. genome. Proteins encoded here:
- a CDS encoding DUF6659 family protein, which codes for MSKLTFENTVHWEATSKHILNFPEIRFVGVINNMGNLIAGNYKKGIIPIAEIEQYKICMGHALELFMKKDLDSVLGQLEYIISKRKSIKIITIPVSNYVVLVSAKSTTKIEPIIDEIVGSLKYLQHVK
- a CDS encoding adenylate/guanylate cyclase domain-containing protein, which produces MSFKSGKEKTPNIIDMLLSKNPDKTIDSDTLIKNVQDRINNALEKGYQYTRVIDSSEKFLRKNVFGQINMAVLYVDIVGSTKMSMTLPPDKLSTIISSFSQEMSYMIEKFHGYVLKFVGDAVIGYFVENETDQIPAAYNTVACAESMIKVVKQGINPILIEKMALSEISIKIGIDFGNNTVVRYGADEQKAYVDLLGPAMNVAAKIQNLAKPNQIIVGQDIYNKLDPYMQEFFLDMTDELNYPLKHYSNDQEKNYHVYRYKYQ
- a CDS encoding PEFG-CTERM sorting domain-containing protein, with amino-acid sequence MNFTYGFLIAIVSVLVMSSFSENTFAQEVIIPSPFSLGANHGGSMIKMETVSDDGSTWILITSTEPVEREHMTINVRFTDKNGLEIYDVNYDILVTQNDQVILDKTMINQKIAIGDHLTEALPSNENVNIKITLQGTGVNIPLTGPHGESLEVNVVPEFGTIAMMILVVSIVSIVAISAKSKLSLKL
- a CDS encoding winged helix-turn-helix domain-containing protein, with translation MGKSVNPKVIQILKTKSLAATFDPSMKTLMRIVKFMMEHPSGGKTQLALDTKLNYARLAKHIVWMEKKGLVESTIEENKINITLTKTGRDFAKLISKII
- a CDS encoding transporter, with the translated sequence MTKIKQILILPVLAVLISMIAFSAQDAEALVSTVNSEISCEAPAVGGTWNSVTTTCTVATLVIGPTDKVTVGTGVNFDIGTVTSSGVIQNNGQINIASGGVITTSGKVINNGVIDSVTGTITNSGLFYNYDAITSSGTITNGPTGVIQNFGHIDSTGVITSSGTINVKESGILSSSGVFTNSMYVTNDGTIMTTGTFTNSGPVMNNDTILNQGLFTNSNTITNWGQIINLCGGSITNSGTIEVHTIIQLCIA